In Cryptosporangium phraense, the genomic stretch ATGACAGCACTCACCGACGCGCCGCCCGCGTTCCACCTCGTCCTGCGGAATCCGCTCTATCGGGGCGCGACGATCGCCCTGTTCCTGGCCGGCATCGGTTACTCGGCGGCGGCTCCCCAGATGTCGCTGTTTCTGGTCGACGACCTGCACGCCTCGCTCTCGACGGCCGGCCTGTTCGCGCTGACCAACCTCACCGCGCCGCTGGCCGGCTACCTCATCGGTGCCCGCTCCGACCGGATCGGCGACCGGCTCGGACTGTTCCGGCTGTGCTCGGTGCTGGGGTTCGTCGGCTGGGCCGTCATCGCGGTCTCGACCCAGCTGTGGGTGCCGATCGTCGTCAACACGCTGGTGCTGGGCTTCGCCGGGGCGGCCACGTCGCAGCTTTTCGCGGCGGTGCAGGACAAGCCGGTGCCGGGGCTCGACGGCGTGATCGGGATCGTCCGGATCGCGCTGGTCGCGGGCTGGGTGGTGGGGCCGGTGCTCGGTTCGCTGCTCGCGGCCTGGACCGGCGTCCGGGTCATGCTCTTCGCGACCGCGCTGTGCCTGCTCGCCCAGATGCTGCCGCTGGGCAGGCAGCGGGCGCGCGTCGCCCCGCACCACGAGACGCACCGGTTGGCCGCGCGAGGCCCGATGCTCCCGCTGATCCTGTTCACCGCGCTGACCGTCGTCGTGTACGCCGGCGACACGATCAAATTCGCCTACCTGCCCCTGCACATGAGCCGCGACCTGCACTTCTCGTCGGGCCTGTCGGGGGCGATCATGGGCACCCAGCCGATGGTCGAGGTGCTCGTCATCCCCCCGGCGATGGCGCTGGCCCGCCGGTTCGGTGCGCTCCGGTTACTCACGCTCACGTCCGCGCTCGCCGTCGCCGGAGCGCTCTGCTTCGCGCTCAGCCACAACGCCGTCGGGCTGTTCGTCGGACAGGCCCTCATGGGGTGCCTGTGGGGCAGCTTCGGCGGCCTCGGCATCCTCGTCGCCCAGCGTCTGCTGCCCGCCGCCGTCGCGACGGCCTCGGCCATCTTCATCAGCGCCGAGCCGGTCAGCACCGCGCTCGGCGGGCTCGCCGGAGGCCTGGGGGTCGACCCGCTGGGGCTCGACCACGTCTTCCTCGTTCCCGCCGTGCTCGCCGCCGTTGCCGCGGTCGGCTTGGGCGTGATGAGCGCAGTCCCGTCCTTGAAGGCGACGACTCAGGACGACGTATTGCCCGCCGGCGCCAACGACCTCCAGCCGGGCGACGTCGAGATGGTGGCCGTCCCGGGCGTTCTCCGGGTCGAAGCCGACGATGACCGGAAACCCGACCCGGAACAGTAACCAGGGCCAGGGACGGCCGCCGGACCGGCGCGGTCAGCCGGGCAGGAGGCTGCGTTCTCCGCCGTGGACGGCCATGACCGTGCCGTTCACGTAGCTGCTCCGGTCCCCCACCAGGAACAGGACGACGTCCGCGATCTCCTCCGGGTCGCCGATCCGGCCGCGTGCGTTCGTCTGGTCCAGCGCGTCGGGGAAGGCGGCGAGCAGCGGCTCGGTGCCCGACGTGCGGACCGGCCCCGAGGAGACACCGTTGACCCGGACGCCGGCCCCGCCGAACTCGGTGGCCCAGTAGCGGGTCAGCGTCTCCAGCGCGGCCTTCGACGCGCCGTACGCGGCCCCGATCGGCGCCACCGCGGTCGCCGCGGTCGAGCTGACGTTCACGATCACGCCGGACCCGCGCTTGACCATGCCCGGCGCCAGCGCCGCGACCAGCATGAACGGCGCCCGGGTGTTGATCGCCAGGTGCCGGTCGACGCTCTCCACACTCGTGTCGGCGGTCGGGGCGAACTCGTAGATCCCGGCATTGTTCACCAGGATGTCCACCTCCCCGGCCTCGACCGCCAGCCGCGCGGTGTCGGCCGCGTCGGCCAGGTCGGCGGCCACGAACCGGGCCCGGCCGCCCCGCCGCGCGATGCCGGCGACGACCTCGGCCCCCCGCTCCGGGTCCCGGCCGTGCACCACGACCTCTGCTCCGTTCTCCGCGAGCCGTACGGCGACGGCGCGGCCGATGCCTGCGGTCGCTCCGGTCACCAGCGCCAGTTTTCCTGCCAGGTCCGACATCTCGACTCCATTCTGGGTTGATGAACCCACTTTCTAGTCCGAGATTTTGGGTTGCGCAACCCAGTCGAGCTACGCTGGGGGCGTGGCACTGACGCGCAAAGGGCAGGCGACCAGGGAACGCATCCTCGACGCGGCCACCGAACTCATCGCCCAGCACGGCGTGGCCGGCACCAGCACCGAGGACGTGCGCAAGGCGGCGGGCGTCGGCGGCTCGCAGCTGTACCACTACTTCGACAGCAAACAGGCGCTGATCAGGGCGGTCATCACCCGCCAGGCCGAGGCGCCGCTCGTCCCCGGGCAGCCGGTGATGGGCGCCCTCGACAGCTTCGACGCCCTCCAGGCCTGGGCCGACGCCGCGATCGAGAACCAGGAACACCACGGCGGCCGCGGCGAGTGCTCGCTGACGACACTGGCCGGCGAACTGGGCCCCACCGACGAGCAGACCCGCGAGGACCTCTGCAACGCGTTCGGGCGCTGGCAGTCCCTGCTGCACGACGGCCTGGGAGCGATGCGCGAGCGCGGCGATCTGCGTCCGGAAGCCGACCTCGACGAGCTCTCGCTCGCCCTGCTCACCGCACTGCAGGGTGGCAGCCTGCTGAGCCAGACGCTGCGCACCGCCGACCCGATGCGCGCCTCGCTGACCGCCGCCCTGGCCTACGTCCGGTCGTTCGGCGCCTGACCGGTGATCCGGCGGAGCACGCTGGTCAGCGTGGCCGGGCACAGCCCCTGGTCGGAGCGCGCGGCGGCCGCGGCCGCCCGCCACGCCGACCCGTCCGCGTGGGCCAGGACCGTGAAGCCCGGCCCGCAGAGGTCGAGGGTGGAGACCTGACGTCCGTCGTGGTCCAGCCAGTCGTGCGGAACGCGCGTGATCGCACCGGCGTCGAGCTGACGGGCCCGGTCGGCCGCGTTGTCCGGGGTCGGCACCCTCCCCCACCGGGCTTCCGGCGCCGTCGGCGGCCAGCAGGTAGTGCTGTCGTCCCCACCGAGGCAGCCGGCGAGGCCGCGGAGGTCCGACGCTTCGGAGTCGAGCACGGTCGTGCCGTGCTGGGCGCCGCCGAAGGCGCCGCGCGCGAGCGCGGAGGCCGCGGCCCGCTGCACCTGCTCCTCGACCCCCACCTGCCGGAACATCTCGACGGTGCGGGAGTGGACCCCGCGCGAGCGGGGCAGCACCGAGGCGCCGTCCCGCCGCTCGACCAGCACGAAGTCGACGCCGTGGTACTGCAGGAACAATCGCTCAGCGAGACGGTGCCACGATTGGATCGGCTCATGTTTTCGTTGCCCGGGGCGATCGATCGAGTCTATTGACGGCACCCATTTCGACCGGGGCCAGGTCGGGTCAGAACGGCAGGTGAGTGCATCATCTCGGAGGAGTTGTCAGGCGGGCCGCCGACACCCCTGCTCGCCCGACGACCTCGAACGCGAGCCATGGTGACCCGACAACCCCGCTGATCGTCGACGACATCGTCGGCGGCGACCTCGTCTTCGGCGAAGTCCACCTCCGCGGAGAACCGGCTACCCAGCGGCGTCGACATCGCTTGGACCGCTGCGCCGCCGGCCGTCATCGCCGCCCAGGGACGGACCGCCGCTTCCGTCAGACGCGCCGAAGGTGATGACGGCTTGCCATACGCGCCCATTCCGTGGCCAGCTTCCGGTGAGCGGTGTCGTCGGTCCTCGCCGCCAGCGCCCGGAGATCGCCAGCTGCCCCTGGCCGGCCTTCCAGCCAGACAGCAGCCAGGGCATCCCGGACCGGCGGCGAGCCATCGGCCGCGGCGGCGATCACCACCTCGGCGGTTTCGTCCCGGAGACTCTCCACGGTCGGCACTTCGACGCCCTCGCCCCGGAGGTGTGCCGCCATGAGCGCTGTGCCCAACGGCGTCAACACCGCCTGGTCCGTGTCGAGCTCGACCACACCGAACATTGCCAGCGCCTCCAGCGCGCGCCGGACGTCGTGATCGGACGCCTGCCGCCACGGGGTGTCCCGCTCTGCGACGTCGATCAGCTCTGCGGCAGCAACGATTCCAGCAGCGATCTCCTGCAAATCGGCCACCGGTACCGATTCCTGCGCCAGGTACAGACCCATCACTAGGCCGAAGGTCACCTCGTCGAAATGCCAGCGCACCGTCGATCCGGTCCAGTCTGCACCGCAAACCACCTCGCCCATGCCGAAGAACGCGTCGAACGCGCGAGAGCTCAGCGCCACTGGATCCTGGAGCACCTTGCGCGTGCTCTTCACCGGCAACAAACGCCCTTTGGCGATCCGCACGATTCGCGCGGCTCGGGCCCAAGCCAGCACGAGTGATGTTTCGTACAGTTCTTCGCTGCTCGTCGTCTTGAACCTTCGGTGCCCGATCTGCGGGTCGACCACGTCAGCCAGGTCAAGTATGCCGATCACCTCGCGGGCATCGGCCAGGCGGAGGCGACCGGTAGCCGTCAAGGTACGCCCGTCGCCGACCCACTCGACGAAGTCGACGAGACGGTTCAGCATCCGTGACTTCGTAGCTGCGGCACGCAGTTCGTCGTCCGGCAGGAGTGCCACCACCGGCAGCGGCGGGGGCGGCTCGGCGTCCAACCGCTCGAGATGACCGGCCATGACCTGCGCGAGCGTTGCCTCGTCCACCTCGACACGGCCCGCGCGTACGTCGTCGATGAAACGCTGAGCGGCTGTCGGGTCACCCGGGTCGACGCCGGTGTCGAGCATTCGCAGCGACCAGAATTTCGCCGGTCCGTACCGAGCCGGATCAGCCATCGCCCGGTCGAACTCGTCCACCAGCGCATCGAGCGCGGCATGCAGAACTTCCGGGTCCGCACCACGGGCATCCGCGAGGCCGCGCTCGTACAAGAAATCGATGAATCCCCGCACCGTCGGTAGGACCGTCGCCCACTCGTCAGCGCGCATCGTGACCGCACGCGGGAACCATTCGCACAGCAGCAGGCGGAGATCTTCCGGCTGCCAGCGGCCGAGCAGCCCGTCGCCCTCTGACCACCGGTACTCGACCATCACCTCGACCACGAACGGATCAGCCGACGCTCGGCGCCGGCCGGCCCAACGCCCGAACTCCGCGACCAATCGATCCCGGGCTGGATAGAAGACGTCCTCCGGCGCACGCGTGAAGACCATCCGCATGCCGCCGCACTCTACGGTCAGCCCACGCGGCAAGGAGACCCGCGTACGCACCGGGCACTGCGGCCTGGCCCGCATACCGTTCCCGGTGCGTCAAGCAGAACGGCGACGGGGACGGGGACGGGGACGGGGACGGGGACCAATTACCAGAGAACGGGCGAATGACAACCGAGGACTGACCAGGGTCGGCTCACCGGTTTCGCACACAGTTGAATAGTGGGCCGGTGGGGGCAATGTGCAAACCGGCCCGTCCTACTACCAGGCACCCCGCTGCCGGTGCGTTTGCGCAGTTCACGGGAGCTCTGAACCCCGATCCAAGCATGCTACAGCGCGTCGTACGGTTCATTCGGACCGAAACGCGCCCTGGCTCCCTGCCATCTGAGAATCGTCCGCCGGATGCGCGGCGAGGTACTGCCGGATCAACACCGCCAGCACATCCACCGCCCTCTGGTACTGCTCCTGCGTCATCGGAACGAACTGCGGAGCGCACAACCGCACCTCCGGCAGCCGCCCGCCACGACGATGAACCACAACCACCACTCCCCAGCCGGCCGGCCCGGTCGAGCACACCGACCGTAGCCGCCAGCAGCAGTCAGACGCTGCCCTAGGGCTCCCAGGCGGGAGCTGCAAGGACATGGACGTCATGAGCAGGTAGAGACATGCCGCATCAGATGTGCCCCACTCTCCCACTTTGCCGATAGATTCACCAATTGACGGACGGTTCTTCCTCATACATGGTCAGGGAAGTCAGAGACCCATCATGGTGCACCAAATTGACAATCCCTCCATAGCACCCGAAAGAACCTCTGAAATGCATATTTACATTAGACCTGGAACGGCACCTTTATCCGCGCTGGCATAAATTGAAATTCGACATGACGGACCTTTATGAAATGGCCCGTCTCGGCTAGTACGCTAGGGATCCCACCAGTGTTAGGAGCACTGCATGGAGGTCAGCGAGACGCTGAAGAAGGCGTGGAGTGCTGTCGAGAACGCCGGTCTGCCCGACAAGATTCACGAGATTGCTTTCCGCGAAGCGGTGCGACTGCTCGCCCCTGCCCCGATTGGGGCTGCTGCCCCTGCCACCGCAGCTTCGCAGGTGTCTGGCCAGACGGAGAAGTCTGGTTCGCCCGGCGGTGGTATGGCGGGCAGCGGGGGTTCTATCGGCGATACATCGAAGATAGTTGAGGACGAGAGCATCCTGCTCGACAAGGTCGCACAGCACACTAACGTGCCGCGCGGGAGGGTGGATGAACTCGTGCACCTGGACGGCGGAGTCCTGAAGGTGAGCATCCCCGGCATAAGGTTGGGTAAGAGCAACGCGGACAAGACTCGGGCGATTGCACAGATCCTCACCATCGTCCGCGGCTTTGGGTTGGACGAGGACGAGACCTCGCTGGAACTCGTGCGGGCAGAGGCTCAACGGCTCAAATGCTACGACTCGGCGAACTTCTCGTCGCAGGTCAAGGCGCTAAACGGCTATCTGATCACCGGCAACGGCGCCAACCGCCGCATCCGGGCGAAGGCCGCTGGCATCGCTGCGTTCCCTGCGCTAGTAGACAGCCTGCTAGGCGAGTCGTGACCTCGCTCGACGTTCGCACCCGGCAGGGCTTCGTCGCGGCGGGCATCCCTGCCGAATTGGTGAAGGAACTGCTGGAGGCGTTCGCCGAAGCCAAGCGGCGGTTCTACCGCGATGACCTGCGACCCTCCGAGATCGAGGGTGCTCGATTCTCGGAGGCCGTGTTCCGCATCCTCGAATGGTCGACGACTCAGCAGTACACGCCGCTCGGGCGCGACCTGCCTAAGGTTCCGACCCTGATGGGCAAGTTGGAACAGGCCACGGCAGCGCCAGAAAGCGTGCGCTTCCACATTCCGCGCACATTGCGCCTCATCTACGACGTCCGGAATAAGCGGGACGTGGCGCACCTCGGTGACGGCATTGACCCGAACCAGCAGGACGCAACGATGGTCGTCCGGAATATGGAGTGGGTGCTCGCTGAACTGGTGAGGCTCTATCACAACGTGTCGGCCACCGAAGCGCACGGAATAATCGTGGACTTGGTGTCGAAGGACGTGCCGCTGATACAAGTCTTCGACGGCTTCCCCCGAGTGCTCAAGCAGTTGAAGGCCTCCGACCACCTGCTTGTCCTGCTCTACTGGCGCGGTACAGATGGTGCTACCTTCGCCGAACTTCACTCTTGGGCGCGTGCCGAAATGCGCGCAAACCTCAAGCGCACGCTCAGCACGCTCGACGGTAAGGACCTCATCCACCTTAACGGCGACCGGTACGTGCTCACGCACCTCGGCGAGCAGAACGTCGAGGAGCGCAAGTTGCTCGAACCGCAGTAGGTCGCTCCGAGAGAGCCCGCGAGACGGGTCAGACCGGCCCTCTCGCGGGGCAGGTTCACCGCTTCGTTGGGTTGTCCCGGCTACGTTCCACTCGGCGTGCATGTCGTTGAGGCGGCCAGGTCGAGAGTTCGGGCGTCCCAAACTCGGACGGGGTCGGCCAGCAATCCGGCGGCTTCGTCGCCAGTCGGTCGAGGCAGTGCGTCCAGGGCTGGAGTTACATGCCGCCCTTGAGATAGATGCCCCAGAGCACGACGTCTCGGCACCTGGTGAGCGCGGCTAAGACGACGTTCAGAACTCCACTCCTGCCGGAACCGACCACGCCACCGATTAGGCCGTGCTTCCGGAGCAAGGTGACGCGGACGGGGCCGGCGTCTTCGTAAATTCCGAGTCCGATCGGTTCGGCGATGCTGCGGGCGGGCGACCCGCGCCAGGGGATGGATTCGGCGTGGGGGCCGCGGATCAGGATGTGATCGGCGCGCACCGGGTCGGCTTCGACACCTAGCACCACGGGGCGCAGGCCGAGGCCGGATTCCAGCGCCGGGAGCCGGTTGAGCGTGTCGGTGACGGTCTGACCCCTCGCGAGGGCGATGCGGGGCGCGCCAGCCCCCACGCGTCGACCAGGGCGGGCACGACGCGGGAGTCGGCCAATTGGATAGACTTCGTCATCCGCCGACGGCGTGGCCGGACTGGAGAGCAAGACCCGCCTGCGCGCCAGCCGCCGTCAATTACGGATCAGATGGGGCTGGTCTTTGCACAGCTCATAAGCACGCGCAGGGGTTCGATCCCCAAGCGGTCGTCCACGGATCGGGGTGACCCGTTGTGACGATCTGGCGATGGGCGGAACTGCGGCGTTTGAGCACGTCAGACGGCTCGTCGCTCTGCGGGGTGGGCCGGTGGTGGCAATGTGCAAACGGCCCGTGCTACTACCCGGCACCCCGCTGCCGGTGCGTTTGCTCAGCTCACGACTACCGTGAGCAGAATCCAGACGGGCGCCGCCGCGCGCCGCGCGGATCATTTAGACCGGAACTCGCCGTGGATCCCGGCGACCCTCGAATCGGCCGCCGGACGCGCGGCGAAGTACTGCCGGATCAACACCGCCAGCACATCCACCGCCCTCGCGTACTGGTCCTGCGTCATCGGAACGAACTGCGGAGCGCACAGCCGTACCTCCGGCAACCGCCCGCCCCGACGATGGGCCACAATCCACCACTCCTCAGCCGATCGGCGCAGACGAGCACCGACCATAGCTGCCAGCAGTAGCCGCACGCTGCCCCGTCAACACCAGCCGACGGACAGACCAGAGCGGTAGCAGCGGCACGAGAGCGCGGCGGTGCGTCGCACGGCCGCTCGAGACCACGCAGGTCGACTGTTGTGAGGCGAACATTCCCGGCGTCACGCCGCCGATCGAACGGTGCGCCGTTCCGCGCGAATCTGGTTCCAGGACGGGGAAACACCTTCCCCGCGAAACTCTCCGGAGGCTGGACGACATGAGCGGCTGCTACGACAACTCGTACGACTACTGCAACGACAACTACTCGTACGACTACGACTGCCGCCCGCGCCGTCGCCACCACAAGCGCCGTCACCACAACGACTGCTGGGACTACAGCTACTGCAACTGACCCCACCAGCCCGCCAAAAGGCCCGGAGCAAATTCGCTCCGGGCCGTTCCACGTCGACACACGGCCGGCCGGCACGATGATGAGCGTACGGCCGCTATGCGGCTACGAGAGTGCACGCCCGACCGAGACAGCGACTCGTCGAAAACATGACACCGCTAACCGGCTTCGGGCTACGGTCGCCGCCATGACCGACCCCGACGCGGTGCGCCTTCGACAGATCGCCGATGAGCTACGGGAGATCCGGAACCGCACATGCGAACCGAAGAGTAACCAGAATCCTCGATATCACCGGCTATCGATGGCGGTGTCGTCGGTCGAGTTCGCGGCCGACGACATCGACGACGAGGCTGCGCTGGACTGACCGTTCACGACGCTCGCTGCGCTGATGAGAGTTAGTCGAGACGAAACGGCCGGCACGCCACCGGCCGACCGCGTGCCACGCTCGCGACGGCCACGCCGCCCGCGGCCTTGAGTCCGAGCGCGGTGGCACGATGGCGGCGTGAGTGACCAGATCGACGACCACTCGTGCCCGATGCTGGCCCGGCAACTCGCCCAGACCTGCGACCAACACCCGTCTCCATGGGACTGCGCCCACCACGTCGTCGTGCGGCTGGACGACGGGCGCTACGGGCTGCCGGTGCGTACGGGCCCGGACGGCTCAGCGTCTAGTTGGATTGAGATCTGGCACTGCCCGTGGTGCGGCGCCGCGCTACCCGGTCACCGCACCCACCCGGCCCCGGACGACGGCGCCGACCGAGGTAAAGCCCTGACCAACGAGGAGATCGACGCCCGCATAGACGCCTGGCACCACGGCGCCGGGGGCGCGATGGCGATGCATGAGTACCTGGGGTGGACGTGGGAGGAGTACCGGGCCTGGGCCGAACGATCCGAGTTGCCCCGAGACTGACACCCCCGAATACCCACGACGGTGGCCAGACGGCATCGTCCAAGTTCTCACCGCACTGAACGCGGCATGTGCGGATGTAGCGAGTCGAACGTAGGCGTCATCGGCATGATCGCGGGTGCGGTGGTTCGGGCGAATTGGATATCCAGTCGCAACCCCGCCTAACGTGGGTTGACAGACGGCTGACCGCCGATGAGCTGAATGGGCACCGGAAGCCGCACGACCGGACATTCGAACCTGAAAGATGGCGTACCCGTTCGGACTCGATGACGATGATCGACTCCCTCCACATTTTCCAATACACTTACGCCCTGGGGCGGATGCAAGAGTTGGCAGAGCACGCTGCGGTGGGGGATGCGATGCCCAAGGCGACGGCAGAAGTTGTCGAAGACTGGAAGAATGTAGTTGTTCACGGTCCTGGACTGTCTTGCCAACCGTATCTTTTTGATATCTTGTGCGAATCTCATACGTTGTTTCTGCCCGGCAATGAACCCGGACCCCGTCTTTCCCCGAGAGCAAGAACGATCCTTGGGTTCGGTGCGGCATCGCTTCCCCCGCTAGCGCTTCTCGCGACAGCGCTCAAATTCGGACCATTGCCACTAATTGTTTTAGCCAACGCAGTACTAAGCTGCCTCCTACTTCTACCCCTTCGCAATATTCCCGGCCTGCTTCCGACTGCAACGACGACCTGGTTTCTTGCTGGATTAGCAGCCGACCTTGATCACTTTGCCCTAGCAAATCGACGCCTTATCCTCAGTGGGCTATTGCTTGCATTCTCGGCGTTCTGGTCACTCGGCTGCTGGATCGAGTCCCGCTTAGCCTTTCCAAGTTTACGGAGCTCCCACTCGAATACTATCGGACCGTCGCCAGTAGCCGCCCCCGCGGTTGCGACAGCACTCTTGATTGCACCAGTTACGGGCACTTTAGCTCTTCTAGGTCACCTAGGCCTGCTATATGAATTTCCGTCCTGGTTCCGCGCGCTTGTCGACCTCAAATTGACGGTTACCGCTGGCGGGCTATTGGTAGTTCTATTTATCACCGGCATCTCTCGCGGTGCACTGGGAACTGTGAGGTACGGTTCTCCAGGTATCGTGGCATCAAGGCCGCGTCGAGATTTCGCGATGGGCCCGCTAGGACTAACAGCAAAATTCGTGGAAGCGTTATGGCGCTCCGTTGCGCGGACAGCACTCACAATCGCGGATTCAATCCATTCCGGTTTCAGGCTAGCATGGACCGTGCTACGAGAAGGACGCCCATGGCTTCCCTTCGTCGGCGCGCTTAGCGCCCTGTCGTCAGCCTACCTGGTAATACCGTGGGCGTACGCAACTCAAGGATATCTTGTCAATGGGACACTTCGTTCGCTCACAATTTCTGTCACCACTGCGGTGGTGGCTGTATTGGCCGTGTCAAGCGCCTGCGTCATCGTTCTCGCCATGAGGGAAGCTCCGGCGGCCGCAGTGCTTCAATCTAATGTGCACACCTTGAGCAACTTCGCTGCGGCTACAATAATTCTCACTGCACTGTTTGGTTTGGTTGAAGGTACGTTCGGCATGTACGGGATCGGGCCACTCCGAGTGGGGTGGTTAACCCTTAGCTCCGTTGCGTTCTTTTTCGTGGCGTCCTTGATAGCAAGTTTCTGGCAGAGAAGTGACTTTCGTGGGGACGTGGCGCGGCGAGAAAGATGGGGCGCATTCCTGCTCGTGCTATTCCTTCTACTATGGGGACTCTTCGTGAGGTTTGCAGGCGAGGTATCGGCCTTCGGCATTCCGATTCATCCTTAGTCGAAGGCCTCTAAACGGGCTATTACGTCCCACCGCTATCGCGCTCTCGTCGGCAAAGTAGTGCGCTCACGCACCGCGGACGACGGCCACCCGCGTAGCCCTAGTCAATCGAGACCGGACGGAAGCCGGATCTTGAACGCGAAGGCCGCCACCACCGACCTGTCCGCGACGCAGTTCTACGCCAGAGCGATGGTGAACGCCGCCCCCGCCGGCCGACTATCTCCTACACTTCCAACGCGAACCGCCAACGGCCGACGACGGGGCCTATCCCGGAGCAACGCTGCCTGCCACCCGGCCGCCAAAATTGTTACTGCGGGTCACCCAGAACTCGGTCGACCGCTTGGGGATCG encodes the following:
- a CDS encoding MFS transporter; amino-acid sequence: MTALTDAPPAFHLVLRNPLYRGATIALFLAGIGYSAAAPQMSLFLVDDLHASLSTAGLFALTNLTAPLAGYLIGARSDRIGDRLGLFRLCSVLGFVGWAVIAVSTQLWVPIVVNTLVLGFAGAATSQLFAAVQDKPVPGLDGVIGIVRIALVAGWVVGPVLGSLLAAWTGVRVMLFATALCLLAQMLPLGRQRARVAPHHETHRLAARGPMLPLILFTALTVVVYAGDTIKFAYLPLHMSRDLHFSSGLSGAIMGTQPMVEVLVIPPAMALARRFGALRLLTLTSALAVAGALCFALSHNAVGLFVGQALMGCLWGSFGGLGILVAQRLLPAAVATASAIFISAEPVSTALGGLAGGLGVDPLGLDHVFLVPAVLAAVAAVGLGVMSAVPSLKATTQDDVLPAGANDLQPGDVEMVAVPGVLRVEADDDRKPDPEQ
- a CDS encoding SDR family NAD(P)-dependent oxidoreductase, with protein sequence MSDLAGKLALVTGATAGIGRAVAVRLAENGAEVVVHGRDPERGAEVVAGIARRGGRARFVAADLADAADTARLAVEAGEVDILVNNAGIYEFAPTADTSVESVDRHLAINTRAPFMLVAALAPGMVKRGSGVIVNVSSTAATAVAPIGAAYGASKAALETLTRYWATEFGGAGVRVNGVSSGPVRTSGTEPLLAAFPDALDQTNARGRIGDPEEIADVVLFLVGDRSSYVNGTVMAVHGGERSLLPG
- a CDS encoding TetR/AcrR family transcriptional regulator, translating into MALTRKGQATRERILDAATELIAQHGVAGTSTEDVRKAAGVGGSQLYHYFDSKQALIRAVITRQAEAPLVPGQPVMGALDSFDALQAWADAAIENQEHHGGRGECSLTTLAGELGPTDEQTREDLCNAFGRWQSLLHDGLGAMRERGDLRPEADLDELSLALLTALQGGSLLSQTLRTADPMRASLTAALAYVRSFGA
- a CDS encoding FAD-dependent monooxygenase, whose protein sequence is MFLQYHGVDFVLVERRDGASVLPRSRGVHSRTVEMFRQVGVEEQVQRAAASALARGAFGGAQHGTTVLDSEASDLRGLAGCLGGDDSTTCWPPTAPEARWGRVPTPDNAADRARQLDAGAITRVPHDWLDHDGRQVSTLDLCGPGFTVLAHADGSAWRAAAAAARSDQGLCPATLTSVLRRITGQAPNDRT
- a CDS encoding DUF6980 family protein; the protein is MSDQIDDHSCPMLARQLAQTCDQHPSPWDCAHHVVVRLDDGRYGLPVRTGPDGSASSWIEIWHCPWCGAALPGHRTHPAPDDGADRGKALTNEEIDARIDAWHHGAGGAMAMHEYLGWTWEEYRAWAERSELPRD